One region of Sebastes fasciatus isolate fSebFas1 chromosome 1, fSebFas1.pri, whole genome shotgun sequence genomic DNA includes:
- the aggf1 gene encoding angiogenic factor with G patch and FHA domains 1 isoform X1: MLTSSVELMENEDGEKDTESEEAELRLKVESLKQELHECRAELTKLKKQLSQSERLQRSTESYNEDLRKQVDQLSADIHERKKKDKVKVDSETQTEEYEWTETDYYNYYYGGYPQNPEASDTTEGLNTVAAVVDGADGSETAEVSTPNETADANPNPDGSVAVTTEEGDGGSIADMLRATAEEAMTQTGFIFDETTGMYYDHATGFYYDSASQLYYDNNTGIYYYYDAESGRYQFHSKIEVPAAQTATEPCQDKSTGEKKSRKIKKGSKKTSNRDDKELIFDEVKLEKEEETEWVEKKTTKRTKESRKLKRKSLSPDVAPRRKDSSKHREESDKSSSKRKKQKTGSHDDDNGKSRKKRKKSKSKKQKKKKSPVRSNDSEGNSEPEEGEITESEKEEWESTPSISASSSSSSEESPESEMETQNHKVWPPCVRVTVVRSPVLQVGTLYIITADSPATVGREKDMDHAIRIPEMGVSKLHAEVYFDQEQQSYMLVDQGSQNGTVINGNRILQPKTKCEPHALMHGDEVKMGETVLSFHIHSGTDTCDGCEPGQVMAHLSKHRREENTGPGLTKEDKEALRQKELKQMKAKYGLQSSEYEEVKALKNPRYQDRAESRRQTVGSEGVFQRDDAPASVHQEISEVNKGRKMLEKMGWKKGEGLGKEGTGMKDPIVLKIRKSQSGLGAGAAMSVDSVSLTRSKSQKNWEKARERFADTCQPDVLSPKTQKNKSPKAWCKGEETETTNTQAGVDTDGQS, encoded by the exons ATGTTAACGTCTTCAGTTGAGCTAATGGAGAACGAAGATGGAGAAAAGGACACGGAGTCTGAAGAGGCTGAGCTCCGTCTGAAAGTGGAGTCGCTGAAGCAGGAGCTCCACGAGTGCAGAGCCGAGCTGACCAAGTTAAAGAAACAACTGAGCCAGTCCGAGAGACTGCAGAGGAGCACAGAGAGCTACAACGAGGACCTGAGGAAACAG GTTGACCAACTGAGCGCAGATATTCATGAACGGAAGAAGAAAGATAAAGTCAAAGTCGACAGTGAAACTCAGACAGAAGAATATGAATGGACAGAAACTG attactacaactactactatgGAGGCTACCCTCAGAACCCAGAGGCTTCAGACACTACGGAGGGCCTGAacacagtagcagcagtagtggaTGGAGCTGATGGCAGCGAGACAGCAGAGGTTTCAACACCAAATGAAACAGCTGatgctaaccctaaccctgacggCAGTGTTGCAGTCACAACAgag GAGGGTGATGGAGGATCTATAGCTGATATGTTGAGGGCCACAGCTGAAGAGGCTATGACACAGACTGGGTTTATCTTTGATGAGACTACTGGGATGTACTATGACCACGCCACAGGATTCTACTACGACTCG GCCAGTCAGTTGTACTATGATAACAACACAGGCATTTACTACTACTATGATGCAGAGAGTGGACGATACCAATTTCATTCCAAGATTGAGGTGCCTGCTGCACAAACTGCCACAGAGCCTTGCCAAGACAAGAGCACTGGTGAAAAGAAGAGCAGAAAGATTAAGAAAGGGTCCAAGAAAACCTCAAACCGGGATGATAAG GAACTCATATTTGACGAGGTAAAGttggaaaaagaagaagaaactgagTGGGTCGAAAAGAAAACGACTAAGAGGACCAAAGAATCGCGAAAACTGAAGCGGAAGTCTCTCAGTCCAGATGTGGCTCCACGTAGAAAAGACTCCtctaaacacagagaggagagcgACAAATCTTCGtcgaagaggaagaagcagaaaacCGGTTCACACGATGACGATAATGGTAAATCaaggaagaaaaggaagaagtCCAAGTCaaaaaagcagaagaagaaaaagagccCGGTTCGGAGCAATGACTCAGAGGGGAACAGCGAACCAGAAGAGGGTGAGATCACAGAGTCTGAGAAAGAAGAGTGGGAGTCCACTCCCTCAATCTCAGCATCTTCCTCCTCCAGTTCAGAGGAAAGCCCAGAGTCAGAAATGGAGACGCAGAATCATAAAG TCTGGCCGCCCTGTGTGAGAGTGACAGTGGTGAGATCTCCTGTGCTGCAGGTCGGCACTCTGTACATCATCACAGCCGACTCTCCAGCCACCGTTGGCAG AGAGAAAGATATGGACCATGCAATCCGAATACCAGAAATGGGAGTCAGCAAG TTACACGCAGAGGTGTACTTTGACCAGGAGCAGCAGAGCTACATGCTGGTGGACCAGGGAAGCCAGAATGGAACAGTTATCAATGGCAACAGGATCTTGCAG CCCAAAACCAAATGTGAGCCGCATGCACTGATGCACGGCGATGAGGTGAAGATGGGAGAGACTGTGCTGTCCTTCCATATACACTCTGGGACTGATACCTGTGATGGCTGTGAGCCTGGTCAGGTGATGGCTCACCTCAGCAAgcacaggagagaggagaataCAG GCCCTGGTCTCACCAAAGAAGACAAAGAAGCACTGAGACAAAAGGAGCTGAAGCAGATGAAGGCCAAATATGGCCTGCAG AGCAGCGAGTACGAGGAGGTTAAAGCTCTGAAGAACCCCAGATACCAGGACCGAGCAGAGTCTCGACGGCAGACGGTGGGCAGCGAGGGCGTTTTCCAACGAGATGATGCACCCGCTTCTGTTCATCA ggagatcagtGAAGTCAATAAAGGACGGAAAATGCTGGAAAAGATGGGCTGGAAGAAAGGAGAGGGACTGGGTAAAGAGGGAACTGGCATGAAAGACCCG ATTGTACTGAAAATCAGGAAGTCCCAGTCAGGTTTGGGGGCTGGTGCCGCCATGTCCGTAGACAGCGTCTCCTTGACTAGATCAAAGTCCCAGAAGAACTGGGAGAAAGCGCGCGAGAGGTTCGCTGATACGTGCCAGCCTGACGTGCTGTCGCCAAAAACACAGAAGAACAAGTCACCCAAAGCCTGGTGCAAAGGAGAAGAGACTGAGactacaaacacacaagcaGGTGTTGATACAGACGGACAAAGTTAG
- the aggf1 gene encoding angiogenic factor with G patch and FHA domains 1 isoform X2: protein MENEDGEKDTESEEAELRLKVESLKQELHECRAELTKLKKQLSQSERLQRSTESYNEDLRKQVDQLSADIHERKKKDKVKVDSETQTEEYEWTETDYYNYYYGGYPQNPEASDTTEGLNTVAAVVDGADGSETAEVSTPNETADANPNPDGSVAVTTEEGDGGSIADMLRATAEEAMTQTGFIFDETTGMYYDHATGFYYDSASQLYYDNNTGIYYYYDAESGRYQFHSKIEVPAAQTATEPCQDKSTGEKKSRKIKKGSKKTSNRDDKELIFDEVKLEKEEETEWVEKKTTKRTKESRKLKRKSLSPDVAPRRKDSSKHREESDKSSSKRKKQKTGSHDDDNGKSRKKRKKSKSKKQKKKKSPVRSNDSEGNSEPEEGEITESEKEEWESTPSISASSSSSSEESPESEMETQNHKVWPPCVRVTVVRSPVLQVGTLYIITADSPATVGREKDMDHAIRIPEMGVSKLHAEVYFDQEQQSYMLVDQGSQNGTVINGNRILQPKTKCEPHALMHGDEVKMGETVLSFHIHSGTDTCDGCEPGQVMAHLSKHRREENTGPGLTKEDKEALRQKELKQMKAKYGLQSSEYEEVKALKNPRYQDRAESRRQTVGSEGVFQRDDAPASVHQEISEVNKGRKMLEKMGWKKGEGLGKEGTGMKDPIVLKIRKSQSGLGAGAAMSVDSVSLTRSKSQKNWEKARERFADTCQPDVLSPKTQKNKSPKAWCKGEETETTNTQAGVDTDGQS from the exons ATGGAGAACGAAGATGGAGAAAAGGACACGGAGTCTGAAGAGGCTGAGCTCCGTCTGAAAGTGGAGTCGCTGAAGCAGGAGCTCCACGAGTGCAGAGCCGAGCTGACCAAGTTAAAGAAACAACTGAGCCAGTCCGAGAGACTGCAGAGGAGCACAGAGAGCTACAACGAGGACCTGAGGAAACAG GTTGACCAACTGAGCGCAGATATTCATGAACGGAAGAAGAAAGATAAAGTCAAAGTCGACAGTGAAACTCAGACAGAAGAATATGAATGGACAGAAACTG attactacaactactactatgGAGGCTACCCTCAGAACCCAGAGGCTTCAGACACTACGGAGGGCCTGAacacagtagcagcagtagtggaTGGAGCTGATGGCAGCGAGACAGCAGAGGTTTCAACACCAAATGAAACAGCTGatgctaaccctaaccctgacggCAGTGTTGCAGTCACAACAgag GAGGGTGATGGAGGATCTATAGCTGATATGTTGAGGGCCACAGCTGAAGAGGCTATGACACAGACTGGGTTTATCTTTGATGAGACTACTGGGATGTACTATGACCACGCCACAGGATTCTACTACGACTCG GCCAGTCAGTTGTACTATGATAACAACACAGGCATTTACTACTACTATGATGCAGAGAGTGGACGATACCAATTTCATTCCAAGATTGAGGTGCCTGCTGCACAAACTGCCACAGAGCCTTGCCAAGACAAGAGCACTGGTGAAAAGAAGAGCAGAAAGATTAAGAAAGGGTCCAAGAAAACCTCAAACCGGGATGATAAG GAACTCATATTTGACGAGGTAAAGttggaaaaagaagaagaaactgagTGGGTCGAAAAGAAAACGACTAAGAGGACCAAAGAATCGCGAAAACTGAAGCGGAAGTCTCTCAGTCCAGATGTGGCTCCACGTAGAAAAGACTCCtctaaacacagagaggagagcgACAAATCTTCGtcgaagaggaagaagcagaaaacCGGTTCACACGATGACGATAATGGTAAATCaaggaagaaaaggaagaagtCCAAGTCaaaaaagcagaagaagaaaaagagccCGGTTCGGAGCAATGACTCAGAGGGGAACAGCGAACCAGAAGAGGGTGAGATCACAGAGTCTGAGAAAGAAGAGTGGGAGTCCACTCCCTCAATCTCAGCATCTTCCTCCTCCAGTTCAGAGGAAAGCCCAGAGTCAGAAATGGAGACGCAGAATCATAAAG TCTGGCCGCCCTGTGTGAGAGTGACAGTGGTGAGATCTCCTGTGCTGCAGGTCGGCACTCTGTACATCATCACAGCCGACTCTCCAGCCACCGTTGGCAG AGAGAAAGATATGGACCATGCAATCCGAATACCAGAAATGGGAGTCAGCAAG TTACACGCAGAGGTGTACTTTGACCAGGAGCAGCAGAGCTACATGCTGGTGGACCAGGGAAGCCAGAATGGAACAGTTATCAATGGCAACAGGATCTTGCAG CCCAAAACCAAATGTGAGCCGCATGCACTGATGCACGGCGATGAGGTGAAGATGGGAGAGACTGTGCTGTCCTTCCATATACACTCTGGGACTGATACCTGTGATGGCTGTGAGCCTGGTCAGGTGATGGCTCACCTCAGCAAgcacaggagagaggagaataCAG GCCCTGGTCTCACCAAAGAAGACAAAGAAGCACTGAGACAAAAGGAGCTGAAGCAGATGAAGGCCAAATATGGCCTGCAG AGCAGCGAGTACGAGGAGGTTAAAGCTCTGAAGAACCCCAGATACCAGGACCGAGCAGAGTCTCGACGGCAGACGGTGGGCAGCGAGGGCGTTTTCCAACGAGATGATGCACCCGCTTCTGTTCATCA ggagatcagtGAAGTCAATAAAGGACGGAAAATGCTGGAAAAGATGGGCTGGAAGAAAGGAGAGGGACTGGGTAAAGAGGGAACTGGCATGAAAGACCCG ATTGTACTGAAAATCAGGAAGTCCCAGTCAGGTTTGGGGGCTGGTGCCGCCATGTCCGTAGACAGCGTCTCCTTGACTAGATCAAAGTCCCAGAAGAACTGGGAGAAAGCGCGCGAGAGGTTCGCTGATACGTGCCAGCCTGACGTGCTGTCGCCAAAAACACAGAAGAACAAGTCACCCAAAGCCTGGTGCAAAGGAGAAGAGACTGAGactacaaacacacaagcaGGTGTTGATACAGACGGACAAAGTTAG
- the aggf1 gene encoding angiogenic factor with G patch and FHA domains 1 isoform X3, whose amino-acid sequence MENEDGEKDTESEEAELRLKVESLKQELHECRAELTKLKKQLSQSERLQRSTESYNEDLRKQVDQLSADIHERKKKDKVKVDSETQTEEYEWTETDYYNYYYGGYPQNPEASDTTEGLNTVAAVVDGADGSETAEVSTPNETADANPNPDGSVAVTTEEGDGGSIADMLRATAEEAMTQTGFIFDETTGMYYDHATGFYYDSASQLYYDNNTGIYYYYDAESGRYQFHSKIEVPAAQTATEPCQDKSTGEKKSRKIKKGSKKTSNRDDKVQEVTNSLAKMKISSYWNTASKRVWPPCVRVTVVRSPVLQVGTLYIITADSPATVGREKDMDHAIRIPEMGVSKLHAEVYFDQEQQSYMLVDQGSQNGTVINGNRILQPKTKCEPHALMHGDEVKMGETVLSFHIHSGTDTCDGCEPGQVMAHLSKHRREENTGPGLTKEDKEALRQKELKQMKAKYGLQSSEYEEVKALKNPRYQDRAESRRQTVGSEGVFQRDDAPASVHQEISEVNKGRKMLEKMGWKKGEGLGKEGTGMKDPIVLKIRKSQSGLGAGAAMSVDSVSLTRSKSQKNWEKARERFADTCQPDVLSPKTQKNKSPKAWCKGEETETTNTQAGVDTDGQS is encoded by the exons ATGGAGAACGAAGATGGAGAAAAGGACACGGAGTCTGAAGAGGCTGAGCTCCGTCTGAAAGTGGAGTCGCTGAAGCAGGAGCTCCACGAGTGCAGAGCCGAGCTGACCAAGTTAAAGAAACAACTGAGCCAGTCCGAGAGACTGCAGAGGAGCACAGAGAGCTACAACGAGGACCTGAGGAAACAG GTTGACCAACTGAGCGCAGATATTCATGAACGGAAGAAGAAAGATAAAGTCAAAGTCGACAGTGAAACTCAGACAGAAGAATATGAATGGACAGAAACTG attactacaactactactatgGAGGCTACCCTCAGAACCCAGAGGCTTCAGACACTACGGAGGGCCTGAacacagtagcagcagtagtggaTGGAGCTGATGGCAGCGAGACAGCAGAGGTTTCAACACCAAATGAAACAGCTGatgctaaccctaaccctgacggCAGTGTTGCAGTCACAACAgag GAGGGTGATGGAGGATCTATAGCTGATATGTTGAGGGCCACAGCTGAAGAGGCTATGACACAGACTGGGTTTATCTTTGATGAGACTACTGGGATGTACTATGACCACGCCACAGGATTCTACTACGACTCG GCCAGTCAGTTGTACTATGATAACAACACAGGCATTTACTACTACTATGATGCAGAGAGTGGACGATACCAATTTCATTCCAAGATTGAGGTGCCTGCTGCACAAACTGCCACAGAGCCTTGCCAAGACAAGAGCACTGGTGAAAAGAAGAGCAGAAAGATTAAGAAAGGGTCCAAGAAAACCTCAAACCGGGATGATAAG GTGCAAGAGGTGACTAACTCATTGGCTAAAATGAAGATTTCTTCTTACTGGAATACTGCTTCCAAAAGAG TCTGGCCGCCCTGTGTGAGAGTGACAGTGGTGAGATCTCCTGTGCTGCAGGTCGGCACTCTGTACATCATCACAGCCGACTCTCCAGCCACCGTTGGCAG AGAGAAAGATATGGACCATGCAATCCGAATACCAGAAATGGGAGTCAGCAAG TTACACGCAGAGGTGTACTTTGACCAGGAGCAGCAGAGCTACATGCTGGTGGACCAGGGAAGCCAGAATGGAACAGTTATCAATGGCAACAGGATCTTGCAG CCCAAAACCAAATGTGAGCCGCATGCACTGATGCACGGCGATGAGGTGAAGATGGGAGAGACTGTGCTGTCCTTCCATATACACTCTGGGACTGATACCTGTGATGGCTGTGAGCCTGGTCAGGTGATGGCTCACCTCAGCAAgcacaggagagaggagaataCAG GCCCTGGTCTCACCAAAGAAGACAAAGAAGCACTGAGACAAAAGGAGCTGAAGCAGATGAAGGCCAAATATGGCCTGCAG AGCAGCGAGTACGAGGAGGTTAAAGCTCTGAAGAACCCCAGATACCAGGACCGAGCAGAGTCTCGACGGCAGACGGTGGGCAGCGAGGGCGTTTTCCAACGAGATGATGCACCCGCTTCTGTTCATCA ggagatcagtGAAGTCAATAAAGGACGGAAAATGCTGGAAAAGATGGGCTGGAAGAAAGGAGAGGGACTGGGTAAAGAGGGAACTGGCATGAAAGACCCG ATTGTACTGAAAATCAGGAAGTCCCAGTCAGGTTTGGGGGCTGGTGCCGCCATGTCCGTAGACAGCGTCTCCTTGACTAGATCAAAGTCCCAGAAGAACTGGGAGAAAGCGCGCGAGAGGTTCGCTGATACGTGCCAGCCTGACGTGCTGTCGCCAAAAACACAGAAGAACAAGTCACCCAAAGCCTGGTGCAAAGGAGAAGAGACTGAGactacaaacacacaagcaGGTGTTGATACAGACGGACAAAGTTAG
- the LOC141764245 gene encoding neuronal vesicle trafficking-associated protein 1-like, with translation MVKLGNNFSEKNNGKVVSEDGFDTIPLITPLDASQLQFPPPDKVVVKTKADYDGDSKKGKLRSPKIAEFSISIIEGVSERLKVTLLVICALAFLVCVVFLVVYKVYQYEQPCPDSFVYTQGRCMPAGMYGNYPPQGPGGRGRLFTLINHYNIAKQTITRSVSPWMTIMSEEKVTQQETETAQKLA, from the exons ATGGTTAAACTGGGGAATAATTTCAGCGAGAAAAACAACGGGAAGGTGGTTTCTGAAGACGGCTTTGACACCATCCCTCTCATAACACCATTAGATGCCAGTCAGCTGCAGTTCCCTCCACCAGATAAG GTGGTGGTGAAGACAAAGGCAGACTATGATGGCGATAGCAAGAAGGGGAAGCTACGGTCTCCTAAAATCGCAGAGTTCTCAATAAGCATCATCGAAGGCGTATCTGAGAGACTCAAA GTGACCTTGCTGGTGATCTGTGCCCTGGCCTTcctggtgtgtgtggtgttccTGGTCGTCTACAAGGTCTACCAGTACGAGCAGCCCTGCCCTGACAGCTTCGTTTACACG CAAGGTCGCTGCATGCCGGCTGGGATGTATGGCAACTACCCCCCTCAGGGCCCTGGGGGCCGCGGGCGCCTCTTCACCCTCATCAACCACTACAACATAGCCAAGCAGACCATCACCCGGTCAGTATCACCATGGATGACCATCATGTCTGAGGAAAAGGTCACCCAGCAGGAGACGGAGACCGCCCAGAAACTGGCTTAA
- the stx18 gene encoding syntaxin-18 isoform X2, whose product MRSSRGAEPRVASLRRRKKCLISSDLTRMTDNERDQIDQDAQIFMRTCSEAIKQLRNEAEKQVTSAQIKEHRGAVLDLIEVYLRGVCKVYSEQRAIRVKRMVDKKRLSRLAPDHHSRAAKTVQVEPTEEKTVKEESSEKTVSEVVENPVNLWEEGRVEDELSPEEIQMFEQENQRLVSEMNSLVDEVRQIEGKVVEISRLQEIFAEKVLQQETEIGSIHQLVVGATENVKEGNEDIREAIKNNAGFRVWILFFLVMCSFSLLFLDWYDS is encoded by the exons TCTCATCTCATCAGATCTCACCCGTATGACGGACAACGAACGAGACCAGATCGACCAGGATGCTCAGATCTTTATGAGGACCTGCTCTGAGGCCATCAAGCAGCTACGCAATGAAG CGGAGAAGCAAGTGACATCAGCCCAGATAAAGGAGCACAGAGGGGCAGTGCTGGACCTCATTGAAGTGTATCTGAGAG gAGTATGTAAGGTGTACTCTGAACAGAGAGCAATCAGAGTCAAGAGAATGGTGGACAAAAAGAGGCT TTCTAGACTGGCACCAGATCACCACAGTAGGGCGGCGAAAACGGTGCAGGTGGAGCCCACAGAGGAGAAGACTGTCAAGGAGGAAAGTTCTG AGAAGACTGTGTCAGAGGTCGTGGAGAACCCTGTCAACCTGTGGGAGGAGGGCCGAGTGGAGGACGAGCTCTCTCCTGAGGAGATCCAGATG TTTGAGCAGGAGAACCAGAGGTTGGTGAGTGAGATGAACAGCCTGGTGGATGAAGTGAG GCAAATCGAGGGGAAGGTGGTGGAGATCTCTCGACTGCAGGAGATCTTTGCTGAGAAAGTCCTGCAACAA GAAACAGAGATAGGCAGCATTCATCAGCTGGTTGTGGGTGCTACAGAAAACGTCAAAGAAGGCAACGAGGATATACGAGAG GCAATCAAAAACAACGCTGGCTTCCGGGTGTGGATCCTGTTCTTCCTGGTCAtgtgctctttctctctcctcttcctggaCTGGTACGACAGCTAA